The following are from one region of the Amedibacterium intestinale genome:
- a CDS encoding foldase protein PrsA, which produces MIDIIKKQWFVILIALIFIGFSVFCIYDTNKGKLPGKSVDGKDVVVSLEKENITADELYDEMYKTYGDSVLMNQFNNAVIDEAVKTTDELKETAKQIRTNVETNAQNYASSYQMSSEEYITTMLNQQGYEYEQLDDFCLLAAKMQKMQNDYIDKNFDSLFDDYYKEKQPRTVSHILIKVADVNNPSEEEQKQIDAVNKELKEGKSFEEVAKKYSADGSAENGGSLGLMDTDTQYVESFKKAALGLKSNETSEWVKESNENYSGWHLIKAGKTTKEEIKEEIKKNKDLKDQLYYNIANYHTDITNKMIKEAMENLDIKYSSDDIKKMIDESLNSEN; this is translated from the coding sequence ATGATTGATATTATTAAAAAACAATGGTTTGTCATACTAATCGCTCTTATTTTCATAGGTTTTTCTGTTTTTTGTATTTATGATACAAACAAAGGAAAATTACCTGGAAAAAGCGTAGATGGCAAAGATGTAGTCGTTTCTTTAGAAAAGGAAAACATTACAGCTGATGAACTGTATGATGAAATGTACAAAACATATGGTGATTCTGTACTAATGAATCAATTCAATAATGCAGTGATTGATGAGGCTGTAAAAACAACAGATGAATTAAAAGAAACAGCAAAGCAAATTCGTACAAATGTTGAGACAAATGCACAAAACTATGCTTCAAGCTATCAAATGAGTTCTGAAGAATACATCACTACGATGCTTAATCAGCAAGGATATGAATACGAACAACTTGATGATTTCTGTCTGTTAGCGGCAAAAATGCAGAAAATGCAGAATGACTACATTGATAAGAATTTTGATTCTTTATTTGATGATTATTACAAAGAAAAACAACCTAGAACAGTTTCACACATCCTGATTAAAGTGGCTGATGTGAACAATCCTAGCGAAGAGGAACAAAAACAAATTGATGCGGTAAACAAAGAATTGAAAGAAGGAAAGTCTTTTGAGGAAGTCGCAAAAAAATACAGTGCTGATGGATCTGCAGAAAATGGTGGATCCTTAGGTTTGATGGATACAGACACACAGTATGTAGAAAGTTTCAAAAAAGCTGCACTAGGTTTAAAATCAAACGAAACCAGCGAATGGGTTAAAGAATCCAATGAAAATTATAGTGGATGGCACTTGATCAAAGCTGGTAAAACAACAAAAGAAGAAATTAAAGAAGAAATTAAAAAGAATAAAGATCTTAAAGATCAACTTTACTACAACATTGCAAATTACCACACCGATATTACAAATAAAATGATCAAAGAAGCAATGGAAAACTTAGATATCAAATACAGCAGTGACGATATCAAAAAAATGATTGATGAATCTTTAAACAGTGAAAATTAG
- a CDS encoding peptidylprolyl isomerase yields MKKIYGILCACALSLTLAGCKDATAGVSDSKKALITVGNTNITKGDVYNVLKGNSGASTALTMTTNTLYELEGIKVDDNMKKRAEKEFQESLKSSEQKEEDFIKNLKSYGIESKEDYFEQYYYPEYKQEALNEKYVNDKKKSVFNTYNPVKGRVLEASSKEKAENALKAVQNGENFESTAKKYGDTTTYSGKEEVYITESSLPQTVFSQMTNVSKNGVISKVIEDTSSGKYYVVQVTEKDTSKFEEDAINTILETSTSLDDTALTYYLEKHKFTIYDIDVYNGIKSTNESYIVQD; encoded by the coding sequence ATGAAAAAAATATATGGAATCTTATGTGCATGTGCCTTGTCTCTGACTCTGGCTGGTTGTAAAGATGCAACTGCTGGTGTATCTGACTCTAAGAAGGCATTAATTACTGTTGGCAATACAAACATTACAAAAGGTGATGTTTATAATGTTTTAAAAGGCAATAGCGGAGCTTCTACTGCATTAACTATGACTACAAATACCCTTTATGAATTAGAAGGTATAAAAGTAGATGATAACATGAAAAAACGTGCAGAAAAGGAATTTCAAGAATCTTTAAAATCTTCAGAACAAAAGGAAGAAGATTTTATAAAAAATTTAAAATCTTATGGTATTGAAAGTAAAGAAGACTACTTTGAACAATATTACTATCCAGAATATAAACAAGAAGCTTTAAACGAAAAATACGTTAATGATAAAAAGAAATCTGTATTTAATACGTATAATCCTGTAAAAGGGCGTGTACTAGAAGCTTCTTCTAAGGAAAAAGCAGAAAATGCTTTAAAGGCAGTTCAAAACGGAGAAAATTTTGAAAGTACTGCCAAAAAATATGGTGATACAACAACCTATAGCGGGAAAGAAGAAGTTTATATAACAGAAAGTTCTTTACCGCAAACCGTTTTTTCTCAAATGACAAATGTTTCAAAAAATGGTGTTATTTCAAAAGTAATTGAAGATACATCTTCTGGTAAGTATTATGTTGTACAGGTAACAGAAAAAGATACATCAAAATTTGAGGAAGATGCAATTAATACCATCTTAGAAACTTCAACTTCTCTTGACGATACTGCATTAACTTATTATCTAGAGAAACATAAGTTTACAATTTATGATATTGACGTATATAATGGTATTAAATCTACAAATGAATCTTATATCGTCCAAGACTAA
- the coaD gene encoding pantetheine-phosphate adenylyltransferase, with translation MTKAIFPGSFDPLTMGHMNVIERACKIFDEVIVIILENSEKRALFDLEERLHMIKSACAHLSKVSVMSADTLTVEAAKTLGANVIIRGVRSIKDFEYEKDIASVNHHLDQSIETILLYTDERYGFVSSSVIKELLKYGKDINGLVPEAVHSYIQNKF, from the coding sequence ATGACAAAGGCGATTTTTCCAGGCAGTTTTGATCCTCTTACAATGGGACATATGAACGTAATAGAAAGAGCTTGTAAAATATTTGATGAGGTAATTGTTATCATATTGGAGAATTCTGAAAAAAGAGCATTGTTTGACTTGGAAGAAAGACTTCATATGATTAAGTCTGCCTGTGCACATTTATCAAAAGTTTCTGTTATGAGTGCAGATACACTTACGGTTGAAGCAGCCAAAACACTTGGTGCAAATGTAATTATAAGGGGAGTAAGAAGTATTAAAGATTTTGAGTATGAAAAAGACATAGCTTCTGTTAATCATCATTTAGACCAAAGTATTGAAACGATACTTCTATATACAGATGAGCGCTATGGGTTTGTTTCCAGCAGTGTCATTAAAGAATTGTTGAAATATGGGAAGGATATTAATGGTTTGGTGCCAGAAGCTGTTCATTCATATATACAAAATAAATTTTAG
- the rsmD gene encoding 16S rRNA (guanine(966)-N(2))-methyltransferase RsmD encodes MRIVAGKFGSRVIQAVEGNTTRPTTDKIKEAIFSRIGPYFDGGDMLDLFGGSGNVSFEAISRGMNTSLLCDQNGKAISTIKKNAASLDVQSQCTIWKMDYKKALQKACEEKRCFDLVYLDPPYKKQQIKSILEFLDDNNMVKEYGDVVCESLKEDEFPDLVGSLEKVKDVTYGITRITYYRKKG; translated from the coding sequence ATGAGAATTGTTGCTGGAAAGTTTGGGTCTAGAGTGATTCAGGCGGTAGAAGGGAATACAACACGTCCTACTACAGATAAAATAAAAGAAGCTATTTTTTCTAGGATTGGGCCATATTTTGATGGAGGAGATATGCTTGATTTGTTTGGGGGCAGTGGCAATGTTTCATTTGAAGCAATCTCTAGAGGTATGAATACATCATTGCTATGTGATCAAAATGGAAAAGCTATTTCTACAATTAAAAAAAATGCTGCAAGTTTAGATGTTCAATCACAGTGTACAATTTGGAAAATGGATTACAAGAAGGCATTGCAGAAAGCCTGTGAAGAAAAACGTTGTTTTGATTTGGTTTATCTTGATCCTCCTTATAAGAAACAACAGATAAAAAGCATATTGGAGTTTTTAGATGATAACAATATGGTAAAAGAATATGGTGATGTTGTTTGTGAAAGTTTAAAAGAAGATGAGTTTCCTGATCTTGTTGGTTCTTTAGAAAAAGTAAAGGATGTAACTTATGGTATTACTAGAATTACATATTACAGAAAGAAGGGATAA
- a CDS encoding FtsW/RodA/SpoVE family cell cycle protein, with translation MRIKNIVITAKMPKKYDFAIHFTVLVLLLFGTLMIVSTTVGNASSVLSIIIAFVKQAVFLVVSYTLMVLLANNFTMQKAQKWLVPIFVGLMAAMIATQFFPDVYGSKAWIRIPLGFTQVTLQPSEFVKTFMVVVLAVYVEIYARRNYKWTTVMRIPIIFLLSFILMIFIQKDIGTLAVMLSMVGVCFLIPSHKNLRKPQKILLILICTGIGLLLFLMSEPGMEVVRWFGEKFPYFAHITTRFENAINPFLDPYVGGYQPINGLYGIARGGLQGVGFGESIQKYGYLTQSDNDYILSIVIEELGVFGLGIIVAGYAIIIKRLFYYAFRTKSEGYKVILIGTAMYIFAHFVLNVGGVGGLIPLTGVPLLFISSGGSSMMSIMSAIGISQAIIARIRRQGTIQKKIKYKKEPQN, from the coding sequence TTGCGTATTAAAAATATAGTAATCACAGCAAAAATGCCAAAAAAGTATGATTTTGCGATTCACTTTACGGTATTGGTATTATTATTGTTTGGAACTTTAATGATTGTTTCTACAACAGTAGGAAATGCAAGTAGTGTCCTTTCCATTATTATTGCCTTTGTTAAACAGGCAGTGTTTCTGGTTGTTTCTTATACACTAATGGTTTTGCTGGCGAATAATTTTACCATGCAAAAAGCCCAAAAATGGCTTGTACCAATTTTTGTTGGCTTAATGGCAGCGATGATAGCTACGCAGTTTTTTCCTGATGTATATGGTTCTAAGGCATGGATTCGAATACCACTTGGTTTTACGCAGGTAACTTTGCAGCCATCAGAGTTTGTTAAAACTTTTATGGTTGTCGTATTAGCAGTTTATGTTGAAATTTATGCAAGGCGCAATTATAAATGGACAACTGTCATGCGTATTCCAATCATCTTTTTACTAAGCTTTATTTTAATGATTTTCATTCAAAAAGATATAGGAACATTAGCAGTTATGTTATCCATGGTAGGGGTTTGCTTTTTGATACCGAGTCATAAAAATCTTCGAAAACCGCAAAAGATTTTGCTTATACTGATTTGTACAGGAATTGGCTTGCTTTTATTTTTAATGAGTGAGCCGGGAATGGAAGTTGTTCGATGGTTTGGTGAAAAATTTCCATATTTTGCTCATATCACTACGCGTTTTGAAAATGCCATTAACCCTTTTTTAGACCCATATGTGGGCGGTTATCAGCCAATCAATGGATTGTATGGAATCGCACGAGGAGGTTTACAGGGGGTTGGATTTGGGGAGTCTATTCAAAAATATGGATACCTGACACAATCGGATAATGATTATATTTTATCAATTGTAATTGAGGAACTAGGGGTTTTTGGTTTAGGAATCATTGTTGCAGGATATGCAATCATTATCAAACGTTTATTTTATTATGCATTTCGTACAAAAAGTGAAGGGTATAAGGTTATTCTTATTGGAACAGCTATGTATATCTTTGCTCATTTTGTGTTAAATGTTGGTGGTGTAGGAGGTTTGATACCATTAACAGGTGTGCCATTGCTGTTTATTTCCAGTGGTGGAAGTTCCATGATGTCAATCATGTCTGCTATAGGAATATCACAGGCAATTATCGCCCGTATTCGAAGACAGGGTACGATACAGAAAAAAATTAAATATAAAAAAGAGCCTCAAAACTGA
- the def gene encoding peptide deformylase: MKINYDTIIKDINPVVRQKSEPVKLPLSDEDRILLMDMLTYVKDSQDEEKAEAENLRPAVGIAAIQLGVPKKMLAVVVPDEDGNDMEYALANPRIISESVQRAYLKTGEGCLSVEGAHEGFVPRAARITVKGYDLLQDKEITIRAKDYLAIVLQHEIDHFSGTLFYDHINKANPWKDIEDAIVIE, translated from the coding sequence ATGAAGATTAATTATGATACTATCATTAAGGATATTAACCCTGTAGTAAGACAAAAAAGTGAACCGGTCAAACTTCCTTTATCTGATGAAGATCGTATACTTTTAATGGATATGTTAACCTATGTCAAGGATTCTCAAGATGAAGAAAAAGCAGAAGCGGAAAATCTTCGTCCAGCTGTAGGAATTGCGGCCATTCAGTTGGGAGTCCCTAAAAAAATGCTTGCGGTAGTTGTACCTGATGAAGATGGAAATGACATGGAATATGCCTTGGCAAATCCTAGAATTATATCAGAATCTGTACAGCGGGCATACCTTAAAACTGGGGAAGGGTGCTTATCTGTGGAAGGGGCTCATGAAGGATTCGTTCCAAGAGCTGCTCGAATCACTGTTAAAGGATATGATTTATTGCAGGACAAAGAAATTACAATTCGTGCAAAAGACTATTTAGCAATCGTTCTTCAACATGAAATTGATCATTTTTCCGGAACATTGTTTTATGATCATATCAATAAAGCAAACCCTTGGAAAGATATTGAAGATGCTATTGTCATCGAATAA
- the rnjA gene encoding ribonuclease J1: protein MNTNHNKKMHAPRTHQEYNKDSYNKMNIERGDTLVYAMGGLGEVGKNMYCFEHENEILIVDAGVRFPEDNLLGVDYVIPDYNHLVKNSKKRKVLVITHGHEDHIGGIPFLLKTIDIEAIYAPAFAIALINKKLEERRMRGVKLIEINDRSSVKMKYFTIGFFNTTHSIPDSLGILINTPNGRVVHTGDFKFDLTPVGGNADYQVMAYMGQIGVDLLMSDSTNSGVEDFSISEKKVASEILDIMRKTRGRLIVATFASNVYRVSQILDAAVACGRKIIIFGRSMENVVTIGRKLGKIKVGEQHFLSPEELPHTPAHKICIVCTGSQGEPLAALSRIANGTHRYIKLIPGDTVVFSSSPIPGNGASVNQVVNKLFKAGANVLTKSILSNLHTTGHASQEEQKLMLQLIKPKYFMPIHGEYKMLKQHKETAIETGIPSENIFTCANGDVLILRKHKVYPSSFRIQADDIYVDGNDISGVSTAVLKDRTILADNGLVSVIIAIDSRENKVLCKPVIVSRGFVFIKDSQGLLKEAEMIVYNALNEKMKQKTTFSELKNCVRSTLEPYLYNKTHRNPIVIPVIINSKAAMQAMAARANRSTSNRKRSVSKQVHE from the coding sequence ATGAACACAAATCATAACAAAAAAATGCACGCACCGAGAACACATCAGGAATATAATAAAGACAGTTATAATAAAATGAATATCGAACGTGGAGATACTCTTGTATATGCAATGGGAGGACTAGGCGAAGTCGGTAAGAATATGTACTGCTTTGAACATGAAAACGAGATTTTAATCGTTGATGCAGGTGTTCGTTTTCCTGAAGATAATCTGCTCGGTGTAGATTATGTCATTCCAGATTATAATCATCTGGTTAAAAATAGTAAAAAAAGAAAAGTACTGGTCATTACACATGGACATGAAGATCATATTGGAGGTATTCCCTTCCTGTTAAAAACAATAGATATTGAGGCAATTTATGCACCTGCATTTGCAATTGCTTTAATTAACAAAAAGCTGGAAGAAAGAAGAATGCGTGGCGTTAAGCTTATTGAAATTAACGATCGCAGTTCTGTCAAAATGAAATATTTCACGATAGGCTTCTTTAATACTACACATTCCATTCCTGATTCATTAGGAATCTTGATCAATACTCCAAATGGACGTGTCGTTCATACAGGTGATTTTAAGTTTGATTTGACCCCGGTTGGCGGAAATGCTGACTATCAGGTTATGGCTTATATGGGACAAATTGGTGTTGACTTATTAATGAGTGATTCTACAAACTCTGGTGTTGAAGATTTCTCTATCTCTGAAAAGAAAGTAGCTTCAGAGATTTTAGATATCATGAGAAAAACCAGAGGCAGACTTATCGTTGCAACTTTTGCCAGCAACGTATATCGAGTTTCACAAATTCTTGATGCAGCTGTTGCCTGTGGAAGAAAAATTATTATATTTGGTAGAAGCATGGAAAATGTTGTTACCATTGGAAGAAAATTAGGAAAAATTAAAGTCGGAGAGCAGCACTTTTTAAGTCCTGAGGAATTACCACACACACCTGCACATAAAATCTGTATTGTGTGCACTGGTAGTCAGGGGGAGCCTTTAGCTGCATTATCCCGTATTGCGAATGGAACTCATCGTTATATCAAACTGATTCCTGGAGATACTGTTGTTTTCTCTAGTTCCCCTATTCCTGGCAATGGTGCCAGTGTAAATCAAGTTGTTAACAAATTGTTTAAAGCAGGGGCAAATGTTTTAACAAAATCTATTTTAAGTAATCTGCATACAACAGGGCATGCATCTCAAGAAGAACAGAAGTTGATGTTACAGCTAATCAAGCCAAAGTATTTTATGCCTATACATGGAGAATACAAAATGTTAAAACAGCATAAAGAAACTGCGATTGAAACAGGAATTCCAAGTGAAAATATCTTTACCTGTGCAAATGGCGATGTACTTATTTTAAGAAAACACAAAGTATATCCTAGCAGTTTCCGCATTCAGGCAGATGATATTTATGTTGATGGAAACGATATTAGCGGAGTTTCCACTGCTGTATTAAAAGATCGTACAATCTTAGCTGATAATGGTCTTGTTTCTGTTATTATCGCTATTGATTCCAGAGAGAATAAAGTCTTATGCAAACCTGTCATCGTTTCTCGTGGATTTGTCTTTATCAAAGATAGCCAGGGGTTATTAAAAGAAGCAGAGATGATTGTTTACAATGCTTTAAATGAAAAAATGAAACAAAAAACAACCTTCTCTGAACTTAAAAATTGTGTAAGAAGTACTTTAGAACCTTACTTATACAATAAAACCCATCGAAATCCAATCGTTATTCCTGTCATTATTAATTCAAAGGCAGCTATGCAGGCGATGGCCGCAAGAGCAAATCGCTCTACATCAAATCGAAAAAGATCCGTATCGAAACAGGTACATGAATAG
- a CDS encoding metallophosphoesterase: protein MLHKILKTILCILVLILIGLSIFFYGIYFAIDHTKINFETLSSEKIPVSLDGKRIVYFSDIKYKEFMNKERLEKIMKDLEQTHPDILIFGGDVFSNLADTPFDSKDVEEVKSILKNLDAPLGKFAVLGDEDCISSDIKKKISQMLYDCDFEVLDNQNLKIRNGEKESISLIGIEPLINGNPNMDSAFKNISEDEYNILITHCPDLITSNEINLNYLDTIISGHSLGGQIRIPLLGPLTKIEGAQDYDHGKYTINNSTLYVSNGIGTTGMDIRIFSPVEVLVFTLEHKA from the coding sequence ATGCTGCATAAAATACTTAAGACCATTCTTTGTATACTTGTTCTTATATTGATAGGACTTTCTATATTTTTCTATGGAATCTACTTTGCGATTGATCATACAAAAATAAACTTTGAAACACTTTCCAGCGAAAAGATTCCTGTTTCTCTTGATGGAAAGAGAATTGTTTATTTCAGCGATATCAAATATAAAGAATTCATGAATAAAGAACGCTTAGAGAAAATCATGAAAGATCTAGAACAGACACATCCAGATATTCTTATTTTTGGTGGTGATGTTTTCTCTAATCTTGCTGATACACCCTTTGATTCTAAAGATGTCGAAGAAGTAAAAAGCATATTAAAAAACCTGGATGCTCCATTAGGAAAGTTTGCTGTGTTAGGAGATGAAGATTGCATATCTTCCGATATAAAAAAGAAAATTAGCCAGATGTTATATGATTGTGATTTTGAAGTATTAGATAATCAAAATCTTAAAATACGAAATGGAGAAAAAGAATCTATTTCTTTAATTGGTATAGAACCGCTTATTAATGGAAATCCAAACATGGATTCTGCATTTAAAAACATCAGTGAAGATGAATACAATATTCTCATTACCCACTGTCCTGATTTAATAACTTCTAATGAAATTAATTTAAATTATTTAGATACAATTATTTCTGGTCATTCTTTAGGTGGGCAAATCAGAATTCCACTGCTTGGTCCTCTTACCAAAATAGAAGGAGCACAAGATTATGACCATGGAAAATATACGATAAATAATTCTACTTTATATGTCAGCAATGGCATTGGTACAACAGGTATGGATATACGTATATTTTCTCCTGTGGAAGTTCTTGTATTTACATTAGAACATAAAGCATAA
- a CDS encoding ISL3 family transposase, producing MYDFITDLFNIDKKMIKKIEVISSKDLTEFHISLVSEKLRCPYCHGITHLHGFSKPKVINHPKLTDRKCIIVFKNNRYQCNECLRTFSGKNPFTFSNFKNSFLSMNNIMKSLSNLNYTYSMVAELNHISVTQVQRYFDSFVNIPKIRLPESIGIDEIHSKMAKRADSAYLCVMVDNKNRSLFEILPSRSKSELRRYFDRIPAEERNCVHYVTIDMWEPYKDIANTYLKNAIIAVDPFHVVKHLMDCFKRIRLNIMYQAEYNSNSYYLLKTWKDLIERDVYLDNEPVYNKRFKKKLNKRNLLDMILDVSENLTLGYRLKEMYLYFNENATEKDCESWFDSIYEAFREAQLPEYNEFVSILQTWRTEILNSFKRPLDDRKLSNALSENINGQIRTYLAVSNGVRNFTRFRKRCLLSLNRKVFYSINDQLKSDKYTTDKKQNN from the coding sequence ATGTACGATTTTATCACAGATTTATTCAATATTGACAAAAAGATGATCAAAAAGATTGAAGTAATTTCTTCAAAAGATTTAACCGAATTTCACATCTCTTTAGTGTCTGAAAAACTTAGATGTCCATATTGTCATGGCATCACTCATTTACACGGCTTTTCAAAACCTAAAGTAATCAATCATCCAAAGCTTACCGATCGTAAATGTATCATCGTTTTCAAAAACAATAGATATCAATGCAATGAATGTTTGCGCACATTCTCTGGAAAGAATCCTTTTACTTTTTCCAATTTTAAAAATTCATTTCTTTCTATGAACAACATCATGAAATCTTTATCAAACCTAAACTATACTTATTCCATGGTAGCCGAATTAAACCATATATCTGTTACTCAGGTACAGCGCTATTTTGACAGTTTTGTCAACATCCCAAAAATTCGTCTTCCTGAATCTATCGGTATTGATGAGATACATTCTAAAATGGCCAAAAGAGCTGATTCTGCTTATTTATGCGTCATGGTAGATAATAAAAACAGATCTCTATTTGAAATCCTTCCCTCACGTTCCAAATCTGAATTAAGACGATACTTCGACAGGATTCCAGCAGAAGAAAGAAACTGCGTTCATTACGTCACTATCGATATGTGGGAGCCTTACAAAGATATAGCCAATACTTATTTAAAGAACGCTATTATAGCTGTAGATCCTTTCCATGTTGTGAAACATCTCATGGACTGTTTTAAACGTATCCGTCTTAATATCATGTATCAGGCAGAATACAATTCTAACAGCTATTATCTTCTTAAGACATGGAAAGATCTTATCGAAAGGGATGTTTATTTGGATAATGAGCCTGTATACAATAAACGTTTCAAAAAGAAATTAAACAAACGTAATCTTTTAGATATGATACTAGACGTTAGTGAAAACCTGACTCTTGGATACAGATTAAAAGAGATGTATCTATACTTTAATGAAAATGCAACAGAAAAGGATTGCGAATCCTGGTTCGATTCCATATACGAAGCATTTAGAGAAGCCCAATTGCCTGAATACAATGAATTTGTATCTATTCTTCAAACCTGGAGAACAGAAATATTAAACTCATTCAAAAGACCTCTTGATGACAGAAAATTAAGCAATGCACTTTCCGAAAATATCAATGGACAAATCCGTACATACCTGGCAGTTTCCAACGGAGTAAGAAACTTCACAAGATTCAGAAAGCGCTGTTTATTATCACTGAATAGAAAAGTATTCTATTCCATAAATGATCAATTAAAATCAGATAAATATACAACAGATAAAAAACAAAATAATTAA